A single region of the Triticum dicoccoides isolate Atlit2015 ecotype Zavitan chromosome 2B, WEW_v2.0, whole genome shotgun sequence genome encodes:
- the LOC119365379 gene encoding uncharacterized protein LOC119365379 — MHDTGLSARTAGASSSSPATNAGDDVDESKTRKAQPAFVAAAYARLHYPYYAAASLLLLALAAAAFLAGRAFPRTDCPPLRLDARFLSLPDAAAASDFGSLGVPSCRSKTGKTVEWTSKDLLNGLEEFVPIYQTRPIKNNMHGMRFDHSFGLWFMARWLKPNLMIESGAFKGHSTWVLRQAMPNTRIISLTPRHPEKYLKKGPAYVDGNCTYLAGKDFIDFGSIDWEKLLMKHGISNPSKVLVFFDDHQNELKRLKQAHKAGFRHLIFEDNYDTGTGDHYSLRQICDQSHIRGGGHSCFWDSDEARLRSERMKFWGKAVDIDELCGKDDAWWGVRGYMRDNFNHSNEAISHKEHFQNSRLVESVLDLYWELPPVAGPSLTHQTRYDPARASDPIIEDGRHGLFQRIGLSRLDASVFNGYTQMAYVQISGTMLRREDE, encoded by the exons ATGCACGACACGGGCCTCTCCGCCCGCACCGCCGGTGCCTCCTCGTCGTCACCGGCCACCAACGCCGGTGACGACGTCGACGAGTCCAAAACCCGGAAGGCGCAGCCTGCCTTCGTCGCCGCGGCCTACGCCCGGCTCCACTACCCTTACTATGCGGCCGCCTCGCTTCTcctcctcgccctcgccgccgctgCCTTCCTCGCCGGCCGAGCTTTCCCCCGGACCGACTGCCCGCCGCTGCGCCTCGATGCGCGCTTCCTCTCCCTCCCTGACGCCGCCGCGGCCTCCGACTTCGGATCCCTCGGCGTCCCCTCGT GCAGATCCAAAACTGGGAAGACAGTGGAATGGACTTCGAAAGATTTACTTAATGGACTGGAAGAATTTGTGCCAATCTATCAGACACGCCCTATCAAGAATAACATGCATGGAATGAGATTTGACCACAGTTTTGGGCTTTGGTTTATGGCTCGATGGCTTAAGCCAAACCTGATGATTGAGAGTGGCGCATTCAAGGGGCACTCAACTTGGGTTTTGCGTCAGGCCATGCCAAACACTAGGATTATATCTCTCACACCCAGACACCCTGAGAAATATCTTAAGAAGGGACCTGCGTATGTTGATGGAAACTGCACTTATCTGGCTGGGAAGGATTTTATTGACTTTGGAAGTATCGATTGGGAAAAACTGTTGATGAAGCATGGCATTTCTAATCCCAGCAAGgtgcttgttttctttgatgaCCACCAAAATGAGCTGAAGAG GTTAAAGCAGGCACACAAAGCTGGATTCCGGCATCTCATATTTGAGGACAACTATGACACTGGTACAGGCGACCATTATTCCTTGAGACAGATATGTGATCAATCACACATCAGAG GCGGTGGACATAGCTGCTTCTGGGATAGTGACGAAGCAAGATTAAGGTCGGAACGAATGAAGTTTTGGGGGAAGGCTGTGGACATAGATGAACTATGTGGAAAGGATGATGCATGGTGGGGAGTCAGAGGTTACATGCGTGACAATTTCAACCATAGCAATGAGGCCATCTCACACAAAGAGCATTTCCAGAACAGCAGGCTTGTTGAGTCTGTGTTGGATCTGTATTGGGAACTACCTCCTGTTGCTGGTCCGTCCTTAACTCACCAGACAAGATATGACCCAGCCCGCGCATCCGATCCCATCATTGAAGATGGACGCCATGGCTTGTTTCAAAGAATTGGCCTGAGTAGATTGGACGCTTCAGTGTTCAACGGTTACACTCAGATGGCATACGTTCAGATATCAGGCACAATGCTCAGAAGAGAGGATGAGTAA